The Treponema sp. OMZ 790 genome includes the window AAATGAGAGAATAATAATCTTATTTTTTAGAGGCATACCTTTTTTTTCGTAAAAGCTTTGAATATATTTTTTATGAAAAGATGTGCCCATAAACCATATTTTCAGCTTTTCAGATCCCTTTGCAAAGCAAAAAACTGTCAACAAAAAGAAGGGAGTCGTAGGTAAAAGAGGCATGATAATCCCCAAAATTCCCAGTCCCAGACAAATAAAGCCTATAGTAATCCAAAAGATATTCATTATCTTCATAATCTTCACCTCTAGTAAGACATACTTTACATTATTTTTTAATTTTTATCAAGTGAGAAGTAAAAAATTGCTCTATACCAATTACAAACTATTTTTTACCCTTATCATCTCGTCGAGGCCGGCAACTTCTATGCTGTCTTCAGGCGGATATAGAGCTCCTCCATAGTAGATTGAAGGGTTTGCTTTTGTTGACGGTTCGGCTCTGCGTGTGAGGGCGGCAAAATGGATCTGATCAACTCCTGTGAGCTTGATAATTTTTGAAGCATTTTTTTCGGTAATACCGCCTCCGGGTAAAATTTCGATTCTGCCTCTGGCTCTTTTTACCATTTTGGCAATTAAGTCCGCTCCCTCATAGGCTGTCGGCGCCTGTCCGCTTGTCAAAACTCTGGTAAAGCCCAAAGAAATAAGCTCATCGAGAGCCTTCAAAGGATCGGGCACAACATCGATAGCTCTATGAAAAACCCTGTCGTTTCCTCCTGCAATTTTTATAAGAGCTTCACACCTCTTTGAATCGATGGTTCCATCCTTTTTTAAAAAACCGAACACAAGGCCGTCCGCTCCGTTATCTATAAAAAGCTTTGCATCTTCGATCATGGTTTTGTATTCATATGAAGAATAAAAGAAGCCGGCAGCTCTCGGTCTTACCATAGTTATAACCTTCAAATTTGTTTCCTTTTTAACCAACTTTAAAGTTCCGAGTGAAGGAGTCAAACCTCCCAAAAAAAGAGAAGAATTAAGTTCAATCCTTGAAGCTCCGGCTTTTTCAGCCAAAACTGCATCTTCAAAAGAACCTGCGCAGATTTCTATCGTAATTTTTTTCATTTAAGTACCTCTATAAAACTGAACTGTTTATCGAAACCCCATATTAACAGCCCTTCCCATTCTAAAAAATGAAGGCAAAAAAGTCAACATCAAAGATCAGCTATTGTAAAGAAATAAATAAAAGGTTAAAATAGGAACTATGGATAAGAGTAATAAAACAATACCTGTTCTTTTAAAAGAATTAAAAGACCTTGAGTTAAAACTGACAGACGTTTACAAACAACTTGGAAACAAACTCCTAAAAGATACGGCCGATCCCGTTTCAACAAATAGCGCCGGTTCCCAGGAGAATTTAATCCAATGGCAAAGACTGCATGATGAAAGAAAATTTTGCACAGAAAGCATATTGGACATAAAAAACAACAATACCCGCCTTTCGGAATTGGACAGTTTTAAAAAGCAAATTAAGGACAGACTTTCAGATACAAAAAAAGAAGCGGAAAAACTAAAAGGAGACTTATTGCTCGGGCTTTATAAAGACTTTCTCCCTTATTGCGGAGCTCTTTTTGACCCTCTATCTGCAGAAATACATACCGAAGAAGCAAAAATACAGGAAACCCAAGAAAAAATAAGTACCCTGAATACAGAAAAACAAGAAGCTAACTTTTTTGTACGGCTGGGCCTTTCAGGTAAAATTTCTTCCTACGAATTAAAAGTAAAAAATTCCGAAAAGAAGATTAAAAATATCTTAATCAAATCTGCCGTCGAGGTTGAAAATTCCCAAGAAGTAAAAAAACTTTATGACGAAGATAAACTTTTACCCGATCTTAAAAAACACTATGAAGAAATTTTAAATTTGAGAAACGACGTAACAGACTCCGAAAGCCGCCTCAAAATGATAGATGAGGAAACGGACTTTGTTACCCAAAAATTAGCCGATGTCGGAGCAGGTAAAAACTCCAAAAAACGTATCGACAGCTTTACAAGCAGAATAAAAGAAATCGATGAAAAGATAGACCGTATTTTAGAATCTACCGGTTTAAAATACACGGAAAATTTCTACTCGGCTGAAGGCGATTCTCTTTTGGGTGAAAATCCTTCTGATGAAAAAATCGGAAAATATGCCGACTATCTGAAAAAAGCCGGAAACTATCGAAAAGAAATAAGCAAAACAAAATATAATATAGAATTCTGCGAGGTTTTACAAAAGATAAGAGCCGAAGAAAATAAAATTCAAAATTTAAACCGTACAATAAAAAATTCCGAAAATGCCATTAAGGAAGCCGAAAAGAAAATATCGGATTCCGAATCTGCAATTAAAACATCTGAAGTCAAAATTGCCGATTTGGAAGAATATGCATCCGCTCTTAAGGTTAAATTCTCCGGCAAAGAGGATAGCACATTTACGGAGGAAGAATAATGGCTGCAAAAAAAGCTGTATACGATGAGTCCAAAATAAAAACCCTGAGTTCTCTTGAACACATCCGTTTGAGAACGGGTATGTACATAGGCCGATTGGGCGACGGTTCCAATCCCGATGACGGTATTTATATTCTCGTAAAAGAAGTTATAGACAACTCGATAGACGAGTTTATAATGGGGAACGGTTCACGCATAGATATTCAACAAGACGGAAACAAGATAATAGTCCGCGACTTCGGACGCGGTATTCCTTTAGGAAAATTGGTAGAATGTGTTTCGGTTATAAACACGGGTGCAAAGTACAACGATGAGGTCTTTCAGTTTTCTGTAGGTCTAAACGGAGTCGGAACAAAGGCCGTAAATGCCCTGTCGGAGCATTTTAGGGTTGTCGCCGTAAGAGACGGTAAATATGCAGAAGCAATTTTTGAACGAGGAAAAC containing:
- a CDS encoding YbaN family protein, which gives rise to MKIMNIFWITIGFICLGLGILGIIMPLLPTTPFFLLTVFCFAKGSEKLKIWFMGTSFHKKYIQSFYEKKGMPLKNKIIILSFASIMLAVAFYFSAKLHARILIACVIAAKYYVFIFKIKTIPADERSAIKADAGCVEKG
- a CDS encoding copper homeostasis protein CutC gives rise to the protein MKKITIEICAGSFEDAVLAEKAGASRIELNSSLFLGGLTPSLGTLKLVKKETNLKVITMVRPRAAGFFYSSYEYKTMIEDAKLFIDNGADGLVFGFLKKDGTIDSKRCEALIKIAGGNDRVFHRAIDVVPDPLKALDELISLGFTRVLTSGQAPTAYEGADLIAKMVKRARGRIEILPGGGITEKNASKIIKLTGVDQIHFAALTRRAEPSTKANPSIYYGGALYPPEDSIEVAGLDEMIRVKNSL